The region CGGCGCCATCACCCGAGAAATAAAATCTCCCCCTCCTGCCCGTGCCCGCCACTTCACGGTCCGTTGCATGCCCTCCCCAGTCACCGAGGTTGTTCCCCGGCACGCACCTTTGCGGCCTCTTGTTTCATCGACCACTGTACCCGCTCCGCGATGAACCCCGCAAACGGCCGGATATCCATGTCTATGCTGGCGCTGTCCAGCGCCTTGAGATACGCCTTGCGGTCCTCAAGCCGAACCACTGTCCACGGATAACCGCCTGACGCCAGCATCGCGTTCATGAAGAACCGCGCCATGCGCCCGTTGCCATCGGGATACGGATGTATATAGCCGAACAGCCAGTGTCCCAGCACAGCGCGGACGCCGGGTTCGGTTTCCTTTTCGAGCAGGTCGAACAGCTCCGGCATGGCGTCGCGCACCGCTTCCCATCGCGGTGGCACATAACGCGAGGTCCGCAGGTAAACCGCGTCATTCCTGTAGCCGGCGAGCGCGCCGGCCGGAATCAGCCCCGCCGCGACGCTTGGCTGAAACAATTCGCGGTACCAATCCTTGTGAGCGATGCGCGCCAGCGTACCGGGATTATCGCCCGCGATTATTTTTTCAACTGACGCTTTTACGCTCTGAAAAGCCTGAAAGTATCCGCGCGCCGCCAGCGCGTCGCGATCCCTGCTGTCACCTTCATGATGCTCGGGGTCCCAGTCCCCCCGCTGCACTCTTTCGATCAGCGCAGGCGTAACACTGTAGCCCTCGATGGACAGCGAGTGATAGGCATCGCTCTTATAGATGTCATCCACAAAACCGAGGTACTTCTCCCTGTCTTTGGGAAGGCCCGGCGCTTTCGGAAATACTTCAACGACCGTGCCGCGCATCGATTCCCACATCGCGCGCATGCGCGTGACAATCGGTGATTTCGCCGCGGGAAGCGCGCCGAATGTCTGTTCGGGCGCGAAAGGATCGGTCTCGCGGACAATATATCCCGCCGCCTTCATTGTGCTGACAATCTCGTCCGCCATGGTTGCGCGGCCGGTGCGGCGCAACGCGCCGGCGAGCTGTCCCGCCTTGACGGTCCGGCCGCCATCCAGAAGATGCCGCAGCACGTCAGACGCGTCCCCAAGGTTTGCAAGGGCAACCTGCGTCTCGATGGGATTTCGAGCGAAGAATGCCTCCGGTGCCTTGACCAGCGCCGCCGCCGGCGAAAACAGGCGCAGGCCGTTTCTCAAGGCTAGATCCGGTCCGGCTGGCATGTCAGCCTGCTTCAGGTCATAGAGAGACGTGCCGAAAAGCAGGTCCATGCTGTGGTTTGTGGCCTTGGGGCTGTAGATCACCACCTGCATTGGAATGACCGTGTTTTCGGCGTGAAGGAGCAGCGACTGCTCGGGCGACAGATGCCATTCTTCTCCAAAACGGTCGTCACCGTAACGGGCACAGAATTCCCAGAACGATGCATACCAGGGCGTGCTATCGCCCGCGTGCGCGCCCGGACTCGATGAGATTAGCCAACCCTTCATGACTTCCTGCAGAAATCCGTTCTGAACCAAACGTTCCCTGTGCGTGCGGCTGAGATCGTCCGACTTGAACACACGCCGCCCTCCCTTCTGGAGGTCTTGGAGCACTGCCAGGGAGTCGGCCAGTTTTTCATTCGGTGTCGGCATAGTGCGTTCTGTATGCTTACAAGCTTTTCATGCTGTACTAAGACAAGCATATCATGTTGTGCATTTACAAGCAAATTATGCTTTACGCTTACAAGCAAATCATGCTGTTGTGATGAAAATACAGCCGGTTAGTTCTGTTTCTTGTTTGTAAATATAGCGGCGATTCGACCCACTCTTAGCCATCCTTAATATGTAGGCGTCGGAGTGGCAGCCATGGCCATGGAAACCCTGCAAGAAACGGCCGCGCCCATGGGCGTCAAGACCTCCCGCATCGTTGAAATCACCGATGAGGATGAGACCATCATGATCGTGTTTGTTGCTGTGGCCTACATGGCCAGCAGCGCCATGGTTCCGGCCACCGCCAGCAGCACCATGATGATC is a window of Terriglobia bacterium DNA encoding:
- a CDS encoding Fic family protein, which translates into the protein MPTPNEKLADSLAVLQDLQKGGRRVFKSDDLSRTHRERLVQNGFLQEVMKGWLISSSPGAHAGDSTPWYASFWEFCARYGDDRFGEEWHLSPEQSLLLHAENTVIPMQVVIYSPKATNHSMDLLFGTSLYDLKQADMPAGPDLALRNGLRLFSPAAALVKAPEAFFARNPIETQVALANLGDASDVLRHLLDGGRTVKAGQLAGALRRTGRATMADEIVSTMKAAGYIVRETDPFAPEQTFGALPAAKSPIVTRMRAMWESMRGTVVEVFPKAPGLPKDREKYLGFVDDIYKSDAYHSLSIEGYSVTPALIERVQRGDWDPEHHEGDSRDRDALAARGYFQAFQSVKASVEKIIAGDNPGTLARIAHKDWYRELFQPSVAAGLIPAGALAGYRNDAVYLRTSRYVPPRWEAVRDAMPELFDLLEKETEPGVRAVLGHWLFGYIHPYPDGNGRMARFFMNAMLASGGYPWTVVRLEDRKAYLKALDSASIDMDIRPFAGFIAERVQWSMKQEAAKVRAGEQPR